The region CGATCCACCGAGCAGCCAGTCGTAGATCCGCGCCGCGCTCGGCACGGACCCGTCGACTCCCGATGGAACTCGCACGCCGTCCTGCGTCGGCATCGGCCGCATCGCCCCTTCCGTGCGCGACTTCGCTGCGCGGCGCGCGCCATCGGAGCAAGCGCTGCGTCACCTTGCCGGGCAGAGTAGTGCACACGTCCGGCATGATCACTAGTCTTCTCCGGTGTTCTCGGGCTTCCGTTCGGCCGAAGACGCAACCGCCGTCATGGTGACGCCCGGAACTCCTTCGGGCGGATTCCTGCGGAACTCGTCCTACCCGGGGCTTTGTCCGATGACGCACGGATTTGTCTCGGTTTGACCGGACGGCCCCAGCTCCAACGACATGGCGGCGTCCAGGACCGCACGGAGGAACGCCGACTCGGACGGTCGGCGGCGGGTGGCGTCGCGGCGCAGCAGGATGACGCGGCGCGCGATCGGCTGCCGGAGCCGGTGGATCTCGACGCCTTGCGGACGGAGCGCGAGGCCGAGGTCGGCGACCAGCGTGATTCCGAGCTCTCCCGCGACCATGGCCATGGCGGTCGCCTGCTCGTCGACCTGGTGCGCGATGCGCGGTTCGAACCCGGCGCGGCGGCACACCGCCAGCAGAGCGCGCCCGAAGTCGGTGTCCCGGCCCGATGCGACCCACGAGCGCTCGGCCAGATCGGCCAGCTCGACCGGGGAGCCGTACTGGAACATCCCGGCGGGAGCGACGAGGTGCAGTTGCTCGACCGCCACGACGGTGGCCTCCAGTTTCAGCTCCCACGACGTGGAGGCGTCGGGCGGGTAGTCGAGGACGAACGACATGTCCAGATCGCCGTCGCGAACAGCGGTCAACGCGGCTTCCGGGCTCACTTCCCGCGTCCGCACGGCGAGTCCGGGATGCCGCCGGGACAGGATGGCCAGCGCCGGTGGCACCAGCGACGCCGCGACCGTGGCCAGCACACCGACGGTCAGGGTGCCGGTGACCACGTCGTGCTGCTGCTCGAGCGCGATCCGGGCGCGTTCCTCGGCGGCCAGGATCTGTTCGGCGTGCATCGCCAGCGTCCGCCCGGTGTCGGTGAGCTGACGGCGCCGCCCGACCGGCTCCAGGAGGACGTGGCCGACCTCCCGTTCGAGCTCGGCGAGCTGCTGGGAAACCGCGGACGGCGTGTAGTGCAGCGCCCGCGCGGTCGCGGTGACCGTTCCGCGCCGGGCGAACTCGTGCAGGATCCGCAACCGCCGCAAGGACAGTTCCATGAAGGAACGCTAAAACTTCCAGCGCAGATTTCAAGAATGGACGTGAAGCGAAGACGCGCGCAGACTTCCCCGTACCGCACGCGCCGCGGAACCCGCGTTCCGGCGCGACTCCTGCCACCGCCAGCGATCAGGGAGATGCTCGTGGGTGAACAGCAGCGAACGGTATCCCCGCCGACGGTCACGGGACTGGACCGCGGCGCCGCGCCGAAGTGGCTGACCTCGGCCGCGATGGACAGCGTCGCCACTGCGGAGCCACGGCCTTTCACCGATGCCGAGTACGAAGCGCGCCTGGACCGCATCCGGCGGCGGATGTCACGGCTCGGGCTGGACGTGCTGATGGTCTTCCGCCCTTCGAGCATCGAGTACGTCTGCGGTTACCACACCGCGGAAACAGCACCGCAGCCGTTGGTGGTGACCGACACAGCCACGACGCTCTACGTGCCCGACCTGGAAGTCGGGCGAGCCCTGGCCAGCGCCCGGGTCGACCACCTCCGCTACTGCGCGTACTCCGACGCGTTGCAGGGATTGCGCATGTTCCTCGACGACGCGGTGGGAGGCCTGCCCCGCACCGAAAGGGTGGGCATCGAGACGGCGCACACCTCCACGCCTCCGCGTGCGGTGGAGGCGCTGGCCGGGTGCGAGGTGACCGTCGTCGATGCCGACCACCTCGTCGAGCGGGAGCGGCTTGTGCTTTCGCCCGCCGAGATCCGCTGCGTGGAGCAGGCCGCCGTGGCGACCCGCACGGGCGAGCGCGCCGCCGTCGTGGCGGCTTGCGAGTCCGGTGCGACGGATTCCTCGGTCGCCGCCGCGATCGCGGCGGCCCTGATCGAGAACGCCAACTCGGTCTCCGCGTGGGGCCCGGTCGTGGTCACCGGCGCCCGGGCGGGCATCCCGCACTCGAGCTGGCGCGGGCAGCCGTTGAGCACCGGGCCGACCTTCCTGGAGTTCGCCGGAACGCACCACCGCTACCACGCACCCGTGATGCGCACCGTGCTGCGGGGCCGGCCGGATGCCGTGGACCGGGTGCTGGCCGAACTGTCGCGGAACGCGGTCGCGGCGGTGCTCGCCCACGCCAAGCCGGGCGTGCCGTGCTCCCAGGTCGCCGCGCACGCGAGCGAGTCGCTCGGGCCGCTGCCCGAAGACGTGGTGTTCCACCACCTGTTCGGCTATCCCGTGGGACTGGCGCACAAGCCGCACTGGATGGACGGGGTGCCCTTCCACATCACCGGCGACAACCACGAGCCGCTGCAAGAAGGAATGGTGTTCCACATACCCGGTTCGTTCCGCTCGTTCGGGCGGCGGTGCGTGGGGTTGAGCCAGACCTTCGTGGTCGAACGCGACGGGGCGCGGGTTCTGACGCACGGCCCCGCCGACATCGTCGAACTCGGGGAGCACACGTCATGAACACACCCGTCGACCCCGCCGCCGCGGTGGACCCGGCGCTGCGCCGGCGTGCCGTCACAGCCGCGATGATCGGCAACGCCACCGAGTGGTACGACTACGCGACCTACGGCTACCTGGCAGCCGTCCTCGGCGCGGTGTTCTTCCCACCGGGCGATCCGACGCTGGCGCTGCTGGCTTCGTTCGCGACCTTCGCGGTGGCGTTCCTGATCCGCCCGCTCGGGGCGTTCCTGCTCGGTCCGCTCAACGACCGCATCGGCAGGAAGCGCACCCTGTCGATCACCATCCTCACCATGGCCCTCGCGACCTTCGCGATCGGCCTGCTGCCCGGGTACGGCACCATCGGCGCGTTCGCGCCGATCGCGCTGATCCTGGCCCGGCTCGTGCAGGGGTTCGCGGTCGGCGGCGAGTACGGCGGTGCCGCCACCTTCGTCGTCGAGTACGCACCCGACGCCCGCCGCGGTCTGTGGGCGAGCTGGCTGGAGTTCGGGGCGATCGGCGGCTTCCTGCTCGCCTCTGGCATCACCACCTACCTCACCTACGCCCTGCCCGAGGCGGACCTGCACTCCTGGGGCTGGCGCATCCCGTTCCTCGTCGCACTCCCGCTGGGCACCATCGGCCTGTACCTGCGGTTGCGGCTCACCGACACCCCCGCCTTCAACGCACTCGCCGAGCAGGCGGCGGAATCCCAGGCCCCGGTGCGGGAGGCGTTCACCCGGCACCGCACCCGCGTGCTCATCTGCGGCGGCATCGTCATCTACTCCAGCATCGGCACCTACGTCCTGCTCACCTACATGCCCACCTACCTCGAGCAGAACCTGGGCATGTCCGCGGCGGCCGCGCAGGCGCAGACCTTCGTCGTCGGTGCCGTGCTGACCGCGTGCATCCCCGTCGCCGGAGCGCTGTCGGACCGGCTCGGCCGCCGGACCATGCTCGCCGCCGCGGCCATCGGCTACCCCGTGCTCGCCCTGCCCGCGTTCTGGCTGATCGGTCACGCCACGTGGGGCCACACCCTGGCCGGACTGCTGATGCTGACGCTGTGCCACATCCCCGTGCTCGGCACCACGACCGCGACCCTGCCCGCGCTGTTCCCCGCACGGGTCCGCGGCACCGGCGTCGCCGTCGGCTACAACCTGTCGTTCGCGGTGTTCGGCGGGACGGCACCGCTGCTCATGACCATCCTGGTCAACGCCACCGGAAACCTGTACATGCCCGCGTTCTACCTCGCCCTCGTCTCGCTGGTGGCGCTGGTGCCGATCCTGGCGAGCCCGGAAACCGCGCGAAAGCCGCTGAACCCGT is a window of Saccharopolyspora erythraea NRRL 2338 DNA encoding:
- a CDS encoding LysR family transcriptional regulator, with the translated sequence MELSLRRLRILHEFARRGTVTATARALHYTPSAVSQQLAELEREVGHVLLEPVGRRRQLTDTGRTLAMHAEQILAAEERARIALEQQHDVVTGTLTVGVLATVAASLVPPALAILSRRHPGLAVRTREVSPEAALTAVRDGDLDMSFVLDYPPDASTSWELKLEATVVAVEQLHLVAPAGMFQYGSPVELADLAERSWVASGRDTDFGRALLAVCRRAGFEPRIAHQVDEQATAMAMVAGELGITLVADLGLALRPQGVEIHRLRQPIARRVILLRRDATRRRPSESAFLRAVLDAAMSLELGPSGQTETNPCVIGQSPG
- a CDS encoding M24 family metallopeptidase; protein product: MLVGEQQRTVSPPTVTGLDRGAAPKWLTSAAMDSVATAEPRPFTDAEYEARLDRIRRRMSRLGLDVLMVFRPSSIEYVCGYHTAETAPQPLVVTDTATTLYVPDLEVGRALASARVDHLRYCAYSDALQGLRMFLDDAVGGLPRTERVGIETAHTSTPPRAVEALAGCEVTVVDADHLVERERLVLSPAEIRCVEQAAVATRTGERAAVVAACESGATDSSVAAAIAAALIENANSVSAWGPVVVTGARAGIPHSSWRGQPLSTGPTFLEFAGTHHRYHAPVMRTVLRGRPDAVDRVLAELSRNAVAAVLAHAKPGVPCSQVAAHASESLGPLPEDVVFHHLFGYPVGLAHKPHWMDGVPFHITGDNHEPLQEGMVFHIPGSFRSFGRRCVGLSQTFVVERDGARVLTHGPADIVELGEHTS
- a CDS encoding MFS transporter; the protein is MNTPVDPAAAVDPALRRRAVTAAMIGNATEWYDYATYGYLAAVLGAVFFPPGDPTLALLASFATFAVAFLIRPLGAFLLGPLNDRIGRKRTLSITILTMALATFAIGLLPGYGTIGAFAPIALILARLVQGFAVGGEYGGAATFVVEYAPDARRGLWASWLEFGAIGGFLLASGITTYLTYALPEADLHSWGWRIPFLVALPLGTIGLYLRLRLTDTPAFNALAEQAAESQAPVREAFTRHRTRVLICGGIVIYSSIGTYVLLTYMPTYLEQNLGMSAAAAQAQTFVVGAVLTACIPVAGALSDRLGRRTMLAAAAIGYPVLALPAFWLIGHATWGHTLAGLLMLTLCHIPVLGTTTATLPALFPARVRGTGVAVGYNLSFAVFGGTAPLLMTILVNATGNLYMPAFYLALVSLVALVPILASPETARKPLNPSPAATPSRA